A stretch of bacterium DNA encodes these proteins:
- a CDS encoding alpha/beta hydrolase: protein MFEQPRFSIWAAPTLVAGIVWISIAASHSGLAALPIGLIGAGLGASGVMQLLAPGDHRITQLGAFAGLAGALVALPMSFFVGFGAGAALFLSALVGAWGAGRMAIQVEPHVEGVPKPGTRVSTAAKVAVDEAILGFETLSGTGAIPTDGTLDRVIDELDRAHSFFTREGFLEKPETYHVTPPDLVDPDVRVEEIARQRVEILRFESGYAPPEGEPGRERWLGYEPCREAWAYVLRHEGPPRPWLIATNGYRMGHARIDVSLFARFFKDYGRPGSQGAAGLGVNLLIPVLPLHGPRKTHWHSGQGFLGVDVLDTIHAETQGLWDMRRLLSWVRAQDAPAIGAFGLSLGGLTTANFASLATGLSAALPGIPLMSIERILRRHAPAAQLAWAKSLGFDLDRAADLLRVITPTSLTPQVPKENRFLFGATGDRLVTPDHVRDLWRHWEEPEIVWYEGSHISFGSETAVWEGVDRKLRESGIAV, encoded by the coding sequence TTGTTCGAACAGCCGCGCTTCTCGATCTGGGCGGCCCCGACCCTCGTGGCGGGGATCGTCTGGATCTCGATCGCCGCCTCGCATTCGGGGCTGGCCGCCCTCCCGATCGGCCTCATCGGCGCGGGTCTGGGCGCCTCCGGCGTGATGCAGCTTCTCGCGCCCGGGGATCACCGCATCACCCAGCTCGGCGCCTTCGCCGGTCTCGCCGGCGCGCTCGTCGCCCTGCCGATGTCGTTCTTCGTCGGATTCGGCGCCGGCGCCGCGCTCTTCCTCTCGGCGCTGGTCGGCGCGTGGGGCGCGGGCCGAATGGCGATCCAGGTCGAGCCCCACGTCGAGGGCGTGCCGAAGCCGGGAACCCGCGTCTCCACCGCGGCGAAGGTCGCGGTCGACGAGGCCATCCTCGGCTTCGAGACACTCTCGGGGACCGGCGCCATCCCGACCGACGGAACCCTCGACCGGGTGATCGACGAGCTCGATCGGGCCCATTCGTTCTTCACCCGGGAAGGCTTCCTCGAGAAGCCCGAGACCTATCACGTGACGCCTCCGGACCTCGTCGATCCGGACGTGCGGGTGGAAGAGATCGCCAGGCAGCGCGTCGAGATCCTTCGCTTCGAGAGTGGTTACGCGCCGCCGGAAGGCGAGCCCGGTCGTGAGCGCTGGCTCGGCTACGAACCCTGCCGAGAAGCCTGGGCCTACGTCCTCCGTCACGAAGGACCGCCGCGCCCGTGGCTGATCGCGACCAACGGCTACCGCATGGGGCACGCGCGGATCGACGTCTCGCTCTTCGCGCGCTTCTTCAAGGACTACGGACGGCCCGGCAGCCAGGGGGCGGCGGGGCTCGGGGTGAACCTCCTGATTCCCGTCTTGCCGCTCCATGGACCGCGCAAGACCCACTGGCACTCGGGACAGGGATTCCTCGGCGTCGACGTCCTCGACACGATCCATGCCGAGACCCAGGGACTCTGGGACATGCGCCGTCTGCTCTCCTGGGTACGTGCCCAGGACGCGCCCGCGATCGGGGCGTTCGGCCTCTCGCTCGGCGGCCTCACGACCGCGAACTTCGCGAGCCTCGCGACGGGGCTCTCCGCGGCGCTGCCGGGGATTCCGCTCATGTCGATCGAACGGATCCTCCGGCGACATGCGCCCGCCGCCCAGCTCGCCTGGGCGAAGTCGCTGGGCTTCGATCTCGACCGCGCGGCGGATCTGCTCCGGGTGATCACGCCGACGTCGCTCACGCCGCAGGTGCCGAAGGAAAACCGCTTCCTCTTCGGCGCCACCGGCGACCGTCTCGTCACGCCGGATCACGTGCGCGATCTCTGGCGACACTGGGAAGAGCCCGAGATCGTCTGGTACGAGGGGTCTCACATCAGCTTCGGGTCCGAGACCGCCGTCTGGGAGGGCGTCGACCGCAAGCTGCGCGAGAGCGGCATCGCCGTCTGA
- a CDS encoding indolepyruvate ferredoxin oxidoreductase family protein — MDDRRSKDSDRTSGYSLDDRYLSDEGVVFLTGIQALARLPLEQLRVDRAAGLHTAALISGYPGSPLGGYDRAAAQAAALAPELPISCRPAMNEEYGASAVMGSQLAAAQPDCRYDGIVGLWYGKAPGVDRAADALRHAVYAGTSMHGGAVAIVGDDPAAKSSTVPSSSAGVLTDMHVPLLYPGDPAEALDLGRHAIALSRTTGLWSALKIVADVADATASVELGPDRVVPVIPRIDGRLYEHHADGALLTPRTVEVEREIVEVRYELARRYATANRLNHVTVDPTDAWIGIVSSGITYREVREALARLGLRRDEDIAACGIRLLKMGMPMPFDPATVRGFAKGLHEVLVIEEKRPGLESLIKDALYAEVDRPVIVGKQDADGAPLVPGHGALDADGVIPVLRRRLSARIADRLVPEKPAPQDALTVLPVARSPFFCSGCPHNRSTRVPDGALVGAGIGCHTMVLLMDEKRVGDIGGLGCMGNEGVQWIGMSDFLDRDHFIQNLGDGTFFHSGQLAIQASVAAGVNVTYKLLYNGTVAMTGGQDPQGQLEVPRVVRGLLNEGVARVIVTTDDLARYDAISLPAGVSVWSRDRIIEAQEVLAEVPGTTVLIHDQGCAAEARRARKRGKVETPPHRVVINHRLCEGCGDCGQVSNCLSVQPVETPFGRKTEIDQTTCNLDYSCLEGDCPSFMTVTGMSEKASSSAPDPVPEPPVSPTPPRIVPEDDFAVRITGIGGTGVVTVAQVVGTAAMLDGFHVRGLDQIGLSQKAGPVVSDLRLSRTAPTSTNRLGEGQADLLLAFDQLVAASDKGLLTTDPERTTVVGSTTATPTGEMITHPEVQLPSAAALSERIGARTRPNASFWADAAAITEDLFGNATTANLFVVGMAIQAGCLPVAAERLEEAIRLNGVAVDANLAAFRWGRAQVACPEDVAEARRAGARAPVPVAPSISYPVPAPLEARVVRLDVDEALAADLRRLASELVAWGGQAEAARWLDLVESTLASEERVVPGSRRLTRVVAEQLYKLTAYKDEYEVARLMTNPDGLAAAREVAGENGRIAWRLHPPILRALGLRTKIRVGFGAAPLVRLLAKGRFLRGTPFDVFGYAEVRRVERALPGEYRNAIEEVLEGLDAPSLEAAVALASLPDSVRGYEDLKLERAAAYREKLAEARAAFR; from the coding sequence ATGGACGATCGAAGGTCGAAGGACTCGGACCGTACGTCCGGCTACTCGCTGGACGATCGCTACCTGTCGGACGAGGGTGTGGTCTTCCTGACGGGGATCCAGGCCCTCGCGCGACTCCCCCTCGAGCAGCTGCGCGTGGATCGGGCCGCGGGCCTCCATACCGCCGCGCTGATCTCCGGCTATCCGGGCTCTCCCCTCGGTGGCTACGACCGGGCCGCCGCGCAGGCCGCGGCCCTCGCGCCGGAGCTGCCGATTTCGTGTCGCCCCGCGATGAACGAGGAGTACGGCGCGAGCGCGGTCATGGGCTCCCAGCTCGCGGCCGCCCAGCCGGACTGTCGCTACGACGGGATCGTCGGACTCTGGTACGGCAAGGCGCCGGGCGTCGACCGCGCGGCCGATGCGCTTCGCCACGCGGTCTACGCAGGGACGTCGATGCACGGCGGCGCCGTCGCGATCGTCGGCGACGACCCCGCGGCCAAGAGCTCGACCGTGCCCTCGTCCTCGGCCGGGGTCCTGACGGACATGCACGTGCCGCTGCTCTATCCGGGGGATCCCGCCGAGGCCCTCGATCTCGGGCGTCACGCGATCGCGCTCTCCCGGACGACGGGACTCTGGAGCGCCCTCAAGATCGTGGCGGACGTGGCGGACGCGACCGCGAGCGTCGAGCTCGGTCCCGATCGCGTCGTGCCGGTGATCCCGCGGATCGACGGCCGGCTCTACGAGCATCATGCCGACGGCGCGCTCCTCACGCCGAGAACCGTGGAGGTCGAGCGTGAGATCGTCGAGGTCCGCTACGAGCTGGCGCGACGGTATGCGACCGCGAACCGGTTGAACCACGTGACCGTCGACCCGACCGATGCCTGGATCGGGATCGTCTCCTCGGGCATCACCTACCGCGAAGTGCGCGAGGCCCTCGCGCGGCTCGGCCTACGCCGCGACGAGGACATCGCCGCCTGCGGGATCCGGCTGCTCAAGATGGGGATGCCGATGCCCTTCGACCCGGCGACGGTCCGCGGCTTCGCGAAGGGGCTGCACGAGGTCCTCGTGATCGAGGAGAAGCGCCCGGGACTCGAGTCCCTGATCAAGGACGCGCTCTACGCCGAGGTCGATCGCCCGGTCATCGTCGGCAAGCAGGACGCCGACGGCGCGCCCCTCGTCCCGGGCCACGGCGCCCTCGATGCGGACGGCGTGATCCCGGTCCTGCGCCGACGTCTCTCGGCGCGGATCGCCGACCGGCTCGTGCCGGAGAAGCCCGCGCCGCAGGACGCGCTCACCGTCCTCCCGGTGGCCCGCTCCCCCTTCTTCTGTTCGGGCTGCCCGCACAACCGGAGCACCCGGGTCCCGGACGGGGCGCTGGTCGGGGCGGGGATCGGCTGCCACACGATGGTCCTGCTGATGGACGAGAAGCGGGTCGGCGACATCGGCGGGCTCGGCTGCATGGGGAACGAAGGCGTGCAGTGGATCGGGATGTCCGACTTCCTCGACCGGGACCACTTCATCCAGAACCTCGGCGACGGAACCTTCTTCCACTCCGGTCAGCTCGCGATCCAGGCGAGCGTCGCCGCCGGCGTGAACGTGACCTACAAGCTCCTCTACAACGGGACGGTCGCGATGACCGGCGGACAGGATCCGCAGGGGCAGCTCGAGGTGCCGAGGGTCGTGCGTGGGCTGCTCAACGAGGGCGTGGCCCGCGTGATCGTGACGACCGACGACCTCGCTCGCTACGACGCCATCTCGCTTCCGGCCGGTGTCTCGGTCTGGTCGCGGGATCGGATCATCGAAGCCCAGGAGGTCCTGGCAGAGGTCCCCGGCACGACGGTCCTGATCCACGACCAGGGCTGCGCCGCGGAGGCGCGCCGGGCGCGCAAGCGGGGCAAGGTCGAGACGCCGCCCCATCGCGTCGTCATCAACCACCGACTCTGCGAGGGGTGCGGCGATTGCGGCCAGGTCAGCAACTGCCTCTCGGTCCAGCCGGTGGAGACGCCCTTCGGACGCAAGACCGAGATCGACCAGACGACCTGCAACCTCGACTACTCGTGCCTCGAAGGCGACTGTCCGTCCTTCATGACCGTGACGGGCATGAGCGAGAAGGCGTCGTCGTCCGCCCCGGACCCCGTGCCCGAGCCGCCGGTCTCTCCGACTCCTCCGCGGATCGTCCCCGAGGACGATTTCGCGGTCCGGATCACCGGCATCGGCGGGACCGGCGTCGTGACCGTCGCCCAGGTCGTCGGGACGGCGGCGATGCTCGACGGCTTCCACGTGCGCGGGCTCGACCAGATCGGCCTCTCGCAGAAGGCCGGTCCGGTGGTGAGCGACCTGCGTCTCTCGCGCACGGCGCCGACGTCGACGAATCGGCTCGGCGAGGGGCAGGCCGACCTCCTCCTCGCCTTCGATCAGCTCGTCGCGGCCTCGGACAAGGGGCTCCTCACGACGGACCCCGAGCGCACGACGGTCGTCGGCTCGACGACGGCGACGCCCACCGGCGAGATGATCACGCACCCGGAAGTCCAGCTGCCCTCGGCGGCCGCGCTGAGCGAGCGGATCGGCGCGCGGACCCGGCCGAACGCGAGCTTCTGGGCCGATGCCGCCGCGATCACCGAGGATCTCTTCGGCAACGCGACGACGGCCAACCTCTTCGTCGTCGGCATGGCGATCCAGGCGGGCTGCCTGCCGGTCGCGGCCGAACGCCTCGAGGAAGCGATCCGTCTGAACGGCGTCGCGGTCGACGCGAATCTCGCGGCGTTCCGGTGGGGCCGGGCGCAGGTCGCGTGTCCCGAGGACGTCGCGGAAGCCCGTCGCGCCGGCGCGCGGGCGCCGGTCCCGGTGGCCCCTTCGATCTCGTATCCGGTCCCGGCGCCCCTCGAAGCCCGGGTCGTGCGCCTCGACGTCGACGAGGCCCTCGCCGCCGATCTCCGGCGGCTCGCGAGCGAGCTCGTCGCCTGGGGCGGGCAGGCCGAGGCCGCACGATGGCTCGACCTGGTCGAGTCGACCCTCGCGAGCGAGGAACGCGTGGTCCCGGGGAGTCGTCGGTTGACCCGGGTCGTGGCCGAGCAGCTCTACAAGCTGACGGCCTACAAGGACGAGTACGAAGTCGCGCGCCTGATGACGAATCCGGACGGGCTGGCCGCTGCCCGTGAAGTCGCGGGCGAGAACGGCCGGATCGCCTGGCGTCTCCATCCGCCGATCCTGCGCGCCCTCGGCCTCCGCACGAAGATCCGGGTCGGCTTCGGGGCCGCGCCGCTGGTCCGGCTCCTCGCGAAGGGACGGTTCCTGCGCGGCACGCCCTTCGACGTCTTCGGCTACGCCGAAGTCCGGCGCGTCGAGCGGGCGCTCCCGGGGGAGTACCGAAACGCGATCGAGGAGGTCCTCGAAGGCCTCGATGCGCCGAGCCTCGAGGCCGCGGTGGCGCTCGCGTCGCTGCCGGACTCGGTTCGCGGCTACGAGGACCTGAAGCTCGAACGCGCCGCCGCCTATCGCGAGAAGCTCGCGGAGGCGCGCGCCGCGTTCCGCTGA
- a CDS encoding VWA domain-containing protein: protein MVFLDFFYALRAAGLKSTLQEWRMLLTCLEKGLHGSTVEGFYHVARACLVKSESDFDTFDLVFADYFRGIEGAIELSPELLEWLANPKPADELTPEELAALEHLDIEELMKKFQETMAEQQERHDGGSKWVGTGGKSPYGHGGTHPTGIRVGGAPGKRSAMKVYEDRQFTDYRTDVALDTRNVKLALRRLRQLTRTDGPEELDIDGTIDKTCKDAGEIELVFRPKRKNDVRLLLLMDVGGTMDPYYEPVSRLLTALHEERGLRDFQAYYFHNCVYERVYTTARLLRSESMMTADLLRTYGERWKLMIVGDAAMHPSELNSARGNINFRNETETSGAAWLDRLQRHFDRSVWLNPDRPVEWAMSSTCRQISGMFPMYHLSVNGLEDGVKGLVGARPATVRPVMAPGSGRL from the coding sequence ATGGTCTTTCTCGATTTCTTCTACGCGCTCCGCGCCGCGGGACTGAAGAGCACGCTGCAGGAGTGGCGCATGCTCCTCACGTGCCTCGAGAAGGGGCTCCACGGCTCGACCGTCGAGGGCTTCTACCACGTGGCCCGCGCCTGCCTCGTGAAGAGCGAGAGCGACTTCGACACGTTCGACCTGGTCTTCGCCGACTACTTCCGGGGGATCGAAGGGGCGATCGAGCTCTCCCCCGAGCTCCTCGAGTGGCTCGCGAACCCGAAGCCGGCGGACGAGCTGACACCGGAGGAGTTGGCGGCCCTCGAGCACCTCGACATCGAGGAGCTCATGAAGAAGTTCCAGGAGACGATGGCCGAGCAGCAGGAGCGCCACGACGGCGGCTCCAAGTGGGTGGGGACCGGCGGCAAGTCCCCCTACGGTCACGGCGGAACCCACCCGACGGGGATTCGCGTCGGCGGCGCGCCCGGCAAGCGCTCCGCGATGAAGGTCTATGAAGATCGCCAGTTCACCGACTACCGGACCGACGTCGCGCTGGACACGCGGAACGTGAAGCTCGCGCTGCGGCGGCTGCGACAGCTCACGCGGACCGATGGCCCCGAAGAACTCGACATCGATGGGACGATCGACAAGACCTGCAAGGACGCGGGCGAGATCGAGCTCGTCTTTCGGCCGAAGCGCAAGAACGACGTCCGGCTGCTCCTGCTCATGGACGTCGGCGGAACGATGGACCCGTACTACGAGCCGGTCAGCCGTCTGCTCACGGCCCTTCACGAAGAGCGCGGCCTGCGGGACTTCCAGGCCTACTACTTCCACAACTGCGTGTACGAGCGGGTCTACACGACGGCGCGCCTGCTGCGGAGCGAGTCGATGATGACCGCGGACCTGCTCCGGACCTACGGCGAGCGATGGAAGCTGATGATCGTGGGCGACGCGGCGATGCACCCGTCGGAGCTGAACTCCGCGCGAGGCAACATCAACTTCCGGAACGAGACCGAGACGAGCGGCGCTGCCTGGCTCGACCGGCTCCAGCGCCACTTCGACCGGAGCGTCTGGCTGAATCCGGATCGCCCCGTCGAGTGGGCGATGTCGTCGACGTGCCGCCAGATCTCCGGGATGTTCCCGATGTACCACCTCTCGGTGAACGGCCTCGAGGACGGCGTGAAGGGACTCGTCGGCGCGCGGCCGGCGACCGTCCGTCCGGTCATGGCCCCGGGCTCGGGGCGGCTCTAG
- a CDS encoding EGF-like domain-containing protein — protein MILASALALGLVFVLGGCPSGGGGDSAAGVGSVGPPSSQIAGACTTQSDCRAHSTCQPAGCVCDAGFRADGLDCRDVDECAESLDDCDPNAVCTNTFGGFDCQCGPGYEGSGRSCADIDECTLDTDDCRANAICTNTPGNFSCACAPGYSGDGYDCADVDECATGTAGCDPVAFCTNTPGSFRCECPAGMVGNGFTCTAPTGGPLFLDNVRTAGIPTWGVSAISLPYSVESDGLLVLTVSWYDPSEALTPTFGGTPMTFVAEGETATPGLRLTHGAMYMLPVLRGDSGTIQVDFVGGRARRPTLSAVTLAGASALEQDRVLVTDESPSVLEVTLDVTLTTESIVLSFLSSSAAIDSVPVGDGLTTYANPTQPITDFHDGRAYAGSALLEAGDHTLGWAQDPGYSPPPSSSQLYDSVMLLGVFR, from the coding sequence GTGATTCTCGCCTCGGCGCTCGCGCTCGGCCTGGTCTTCGTGCTCGGCGGCTGCCCGAGCGGGGGCGGTGGCGACTCCGCGGCGGGCGTCGGCTCGGTCGGTCCGCCGAGCAGTCAGATCGCCGGTGCCTGCACCACCCAGAGCGACTGCCGTGCGCACTCCACCTGTCAACCCGCGGGTTGTGTCTGTGATGCCGGCTTTCGGGCGGACGGTCTCGACTGCCGGGACGTCGACGAATGTGCCGAGTCGCTCGACGATTGTGATCCGAACGCGGTCTGCACGAACACGTTCGGCGGGTTCGACTGCCAATGCGGGCCCGGCTACGAGGGCAGCGGACGGAGCTGCGCGGACATCGACGAGTGCACGCTCGACACGGACGACTGCCGCGCCAACGCCATCTGCACGAATACGCCGGGCAACTTCAGCTGCGCCTGCGCGCCGGGCTACTCCGGAGACGGCTACGACTGCGCCGACGTCGACGAGTGCGCGACGGGCACGGCGGGCTGCGACCCTGTCGCGTTCTGCACGAACACGCCGGGCAGCTTCCGATGCGAATGCCCGGCGGGAATGGTGGGCAACGGCTTCACGTGCACGGCGCCGACCGGCGGCCCTCTCTTCCTCGACAACGTCCGGACCGCGGGGATTCCGACCTGGGGCGTGTCGGCGATCTCGCTCCCCTACTCGGTCGAGAGCGACGGACTCCTCGTGCTCACGGTCAGCTGGTACGACCCGTCCGAGGCGCTCACGCCGACTTTCGGTGGGACGCCGATGACGTTCGTGGCCGAGGGCGAGACCGCGACGCCCGGCCTGCGACTCACCCACGGCGCGATGTACATGCTGCCCGTCCTGCGCGGCGACTCGGGGACGATCCAGGTCGACTTCGTCGGCGGGAGGGCGCGGCGCCCCACGCTGTCCGCCGTCACCCTGGCGGGCGCTTCGGCCCTGGAGCAGGACCGGGTGCTGGTGACCGACGAGTCGCCCTCTGTCCTCGAGGTGACCCTCGACGTGACGTTGACGACCGAGTCGATCGTGCTCAGCTTTCTCTCCTCGAGCGCTGCGATCGACTCCGTACCCGTCGGCGACGGGCTGACGACCTACGCGAACCCGACCCAGCCGATCACGGATTTCCATGACGGACGCGCCTACGCGGGAAGCGCGCTCCTGGAGGCGGGCGATCACACGCTCGGCTGGGCACAGGATCCGGGATACAGCCCGCCGCCCTCGTCGAGCCAGCTCTACGACTCGGTCATGTTGTTGGGCGTGTTCCGCTAG
- a CDS encoding sulfotransferase — MDEDLLSKPFRPLPIRAMNAIGRGLARVGIVPISLDPDELLETARKDTGLSDFGPDTFEPGLRKLLDSVQTDGRLTLFGRFFARRQLLELLSHRLELTDWRKRRPEIAEVEIRRPLFILGLPRTGTTLLYGLLAEDPANRAPLSWEIDQPSPPAESATYETDPRIATTQARFDQVKTLAPGFQTIHPVGALMPQECIVPTASEFMSIRFQMAFDVERYDEWLLEQDMRPTYAWHRRFLQHMQSRHACERWILKSPGHLGPIDALFETYPDAMVVQTHRDPIRVIPSVAHLEYTMRLVSSDDVDPARVGRQMLAVWSKLLDQGMAARDRHPEREARILDLSMGEVVGDPIACVEKIYRHFELDLSDEARARMQKYLALHPKDEFGTHHYSLEAFGLEEDAVNAAFKGYRERFDVAAEPFVRRH, encoded by the coding sequence GTGGACGAAGATCTGCTCTCGAAACCGTTCCGGCCCCTTCCGATTCGCGCGATGAACGCGATCGGTCGCGGTCTCGCGCGCGTGGGCATCGTGCCGATCTCGCTCGATCCGGACGAGCTCCTCGAGACCGCGCGCAAGGACACGGGGCTGTCCGACTTCGGTCCGGACACGTTCGAGCCCGGCCTGCGCAAGCTCCTCGACTCGGTGCAGACGGACGGTCGGCTCACACTCTTCGGCCGCTTCTTCGCGCGACGTCAGCTCCTCGAGCTGCTCTCCCATCGTCTCGAGCTGACCGACTGGCGGAAGCGTCGTCCCGAGATCGCGGAGGTCGAGATCCGACGGCCGCTCTTCATCCTCGGGCTCCCGCGGACGGGGACCACGCTTCTCTACGGCCTGCTCGCCGAGGACCCGGCGAACCGCGCGCCGCTCTCCTGGGAGATCGACCAGCCGAGTCCGCCCGCCGAGAGCGCGACCTACGAGACGGATCCCCGGATCGCCACGACCCAGGCGCGCTTCGACCAGGTGAAGACCCTCGCGCCGGGATTCCAGACCATCCACCCCGTCGGTGCGCTGATGCCCCAGGAGTGCATCGTCCCGACGGCCTCGGAGTTCATGAGCATCCGCTTCCAGATGGCCTTCGACGTCGAGCGTTACGACGAGTGGCTGCTCGAGCAGGACATGCGCCCGACCTACGCCTGGCATCGGCGCTTCCTGCAGCACATGCAGTCCCGCCACGCGTGCGAGCGGTGGATCCTCAAATCGCCCGGTCATCTCGGGCCGATCGACGCGCTCTTCGAGACCTATCCCGACGCCATGGTCGTCCAGACCCACCGCGACCCGATCCGCGTGATCCCGTCGGTCGCACACCTCGAGTACACCATGCGACTCGTCTCGTCGGACGACGTCGACCCGGCGCGGGTCGGGCGCCAGATGCTCGCGGTCTGGTCGAAGCTTCTCGACCAGGGGATGGCGGCGCGGGATCGTCATCCCGAGCGCGAGGCGCGGATCCTCGATCTGTCGATGGGCGAAGTCGTGGGCGACCCGATCGCGTGCGTCGAGAAGATCTACCGCCACTTCGAGCTCGACCTCTCGGACGAGGCCCGCGCGCGCATGCAGAAGTACCTCGCCCTTCATCCGAAGGACGAGTTCGGGACCCACCACTACAGCCTCGAGGCCTTCGGTCTCGAGGAGGACGCCGTGAACGCGGCGTTCAAGGGCTACCGAGAGCGCTTCGACGTGGCCGCGGAGCCCTTCGTCCGCCGGCACTGA
- a CDS encoding mechanosensitive ion channel, which yields MLPFLDDDDVRAWVRSRVGTFFLVALFGVALAGPAAGQNPLLGALDASEEGPAAAEPDRPSDADPLSAIEIALTEARSRLAALTSAQASEDEEDGEPLPPSASIELANRLVRVLEQRREAQLKIDALEVGRSMIESGLARDPSEIVADPPPFPVPTLDGVLQAWRDAAREEEKTRSILEDRRANLDLARKARDDLARERRRVKDVLEREKQEVERIRLRTELRVLEDQLRIANEQVLLAEQRVASVTIEHDIHVSMTRQTRAALTWVETQLQPRESDLTDAIARLDRERLDLDRELDLKRSRLVAAEGTLRTTEERRGRVDAGRSPDFALELATRRAQLSHRQEMVSLLSERIERLARMRTTWQHRYAVLGPDFDLEAAPGWRAAANLQLERLQNLQRIHETERAEAQLAQADLLRRSTEVGSESPSAQRFLELEFEDLDELVALYDADLLSFDAAIALEERLVEELTSRMKRRSLSERARSAWATITSFWTRELTTSQDSPITPGKIAIALAVFVFGLYVARLVRSQLRQRFFPQFGFDAGASSAFASLTFYALMAVAFLLALQAVNIPLTAFAVAGGALAIGIGFGSQTVISNFISGLLLLAERPIRTGDLVEVGGVVGTVDTIGLRSTRIQTPDNFHIIVPNAAFLESNVVNWTHEDPLLRLRVSVGVAYGSPAREVEALLLRAASEHPRCLRRPSEPSVIFQDFGDSALLFEVRFWVRYTEQTDRAAIRSDIRYRIDELFAEHGIVIAFPQMDVHLDVAGKESS from the coding sequence ATGCTCCCCTTCCTGGACGACGACGACGTGCGCGCGTGGGTGCGCTCCCGCGTCGGCACGTTCTTCCTGGTCGCTCTCTTCGGCGTCGCCCTCGCCGGTCCGGCCGCCGGTCAGAATCCGCTCCTCGGGGCGCTCGATGCATCCGAAGAAGGGCCGGCGGCGGCAGAGCCGGATCGACCGAGCGACGCCGATCCCCTGAGCGCGATCGAGATTGCGCTGACCGAGGCCCGTAGTCGCCTCGCCGCGCTCACCAGCGCCCAGGCCTCGGAGGACGAGGAAGACGGCGAACCGCTGCCGCCCTCCGCCTCGATCGAGCTCGCGAACCGCCTCGTCCGGGTTCTCGAGCAGCGACGCGAGGCCCAGCTCAAGATCGATGCCCTCGAGGTCGGTCGGAGCATGATCGAGTCCGGACTCGCACGAGACCCGTCGGAGATCGTCGCCGATCCTCCGCCCTTCCCGGTCCCGACCCTCGATGGCGTGCTCCAGGCCTGGCGGGACGCCGCGCGCGAGGAGGAGAAGACGAGGTCCATTCTCGAGGATCGGCGCGCGAACCTCGACCTCGCCCGCAAAGCCCGCGACGACCTCGCCAGAGAGCGACGGCGCGTGAAAGACGTGCTCGAACGCGAGAAGCAGGAGGTCGAGCGGATCCGGCTGCGGACCGAGCTCCGCGTGCTCGAGGACCAGCTGCGGATCGCCAACGAGCAGGTCCTGCTCGCGGAGCAGCGCGTCGCGAGCGTCACGATCGAGCACGACATCCACGTCTCGATGACCCGCCAGACCCGCGCGGCGCTCACCTGGGTCGAGACCCAGCTCCAGCCCCGCGAGTCGGATCTCACCGATGCCATCGCCCGCCTCGACCGGGAGCGCCTCGACCTCGACCGCGAGCTCGACCTGAAACGCTCGCGTCTCGTCGCCGCGGAGGGCACGCTCCGCACGACCGAAGAGCGGCGCGGACGTGTCGACGCCGGGAGGTCCCCCGACTTCGCGCTCGAGCTCGCGACCCGACGCGCCCAGCTCTCCCATCGCCAGGAGATGGTCTCCCTCCTCTCGGAGCGGATCGAGCGCCTGGCGCGGATGCGCACGACCTGGCAGCACCGCTACGCGGTGCTCGGCCCGGACTTCGACCTCGAGGCCGCCCCGGGCTGGCGCGCAGCCGCCAACCTCCAGCTGGAACGGCTCCAGAACCTCCAACGCATTCACGAGACCGAACGCGCCGAGGCCCAGCTCGCCCAGGCCGACCTGCTCCGGCGCTCGACGGAGGTCGGGAGCGAGTCCCCCTCGGCCCAGCGCTTCCTCGAGCTCGAGTTCGAGGACCTGGACGAACTCGTCGCGCTCTACGACGCGGACCTGCTCTCGTTCGACGCGGCGATCGCCCTCGAGGAGCGACTCGTCGAGGAGCTGACGTCCCGGATGAAGCGACGCAGCCTGAGCGAGCGGGCCCGCTCCGCCTGGGCCACGATCACGTCCTTCTGGACGCGGGAACTCACGACCTCCCAGGACAGCCCGATCACCCCGGGCAAGATCGCGATCGCCCTCGCCGTCTTCGTCTTCGGCCTCTACGTCGCTCGCCTGGTCCGCTCCCAGCTCCGCCAGCGCTTCTTCCCCCAGTTCGGCTTCGACGCCGGCGCCTCGAGCGCCTTCGCCTCCCTGACCTTCTACGCGCTCATGGCGGTCGCGTTCCTGCTGGCGCTCCAGGCCGTCAACATCCCCCTGACCGCCTTCGCCGTCGCCGGTGGCGCGCTCGCCATCGGGATCGGCTTCGGCTCCCAGACCGTCATCTCGAACTTCATCAGCGGGCTGCTCCTGCTGGCGGAGCGACCGATCCGGACCGGCGATCTCGTCGAGGTCGGCGGCGTCGTCGGCACCGTCGACACGATCGGCCTGCGCAGCACGCGAATCCAGACCCCGGACAACTTCCACATCATCGTGCCCAACGCGGCCTTCCTCGAGAGCAACGTCGTCAACTGGACCCACGAGGATCCGCTTCTTCGCCTGCGCGTGAGCGTCGGCGTCGCCTATGGCTCCCCCGCTCGAGAGGTGGAGGCGCTGCTCCTCCGGGCGGCGAGCGAGCACCCTCGGTGCCTCCGTCGGCCGAGCGAGCCGAGCGTGATCTTCCAGGACTTCGGGGACAGCGCGCTGCTCTTCGAGGTCCGCTTCTGGGTCCGCTACACCGAACAGACCGACCGCGCCGCGATCCGCAGCGACATCCGCTACCGGATCGACGAGCTCTTCGCGGAGCACGGGATCGTCATCGCATTCCCGCAGATGGACGTCCATCTCGACGTCGCCGGGAAGGAGTCGTCCTGA